GTACAAGTTGTTCCCGCGCTGTCTGTCATCAATCATGTGCCGACAATCAGCGCAAGCGATAAAACGATCAAGTTTGGAGAAAAGTTTGATCCATTGAAAGATGTGACTGCAAAAGATAAAGAAGACGGCGATCTTACATCTGAAATTAATGTAGTAAAAAATACAGTCGATACGGGAAAAGCGGGAACGTACGAAGTAGTTTATCAGGTGGCAGACAGTCAGAATGCTTCTG
This Desulfovibrio desulfuricans DNA region includes the following protein-coding sequences:
- a CDS encoding immunoglobulin-like domain-containing protein; the encoded protein is VQVVPALSVINHVPTISASDKTIKFGEKFDPLKDVTAKDKEDGDLTSEINVVKNTVDTGKAGTYEVVYQVADSQNAS